From the genome of Halobacterium sp. R2-5:
GCCGACGGCGTCGTCGTCCCCGGCGGCTTCGGCTCCCGCGGGACCGAGGGCAAGATTCGGGCCATCCAGTACGCCCGCGAGCACGACGTCCCGTTCCTCGGGCTCTGCCTGGGCTTCCAGCTCGCGGTCGTGGAGTACGCCCGGAACGTCCTCGGCTGGGAGGGCGCTCACTCCGCGGAAATCGACGAGGACACGCCGTACCCCGTCATCGACCTGCTGCCCGAGCAGTACGACCTCGAAGACCTCGGCGGGACGATGCGGCTGGGCGCCCACGAGACCCAGATTCAGCCCGGGACGCTCGCCCACGACGTGTACGGCGACACCTCGTGTACGGAGCGCCACCGCCACCGCTACGAGGTCAACCCCGAGTACATCGACGTCCTCACCGAGAACGGCCTGACGTTCTCCGGGGAGGCCGGCAACCGCATGGAGATACTGGAGTACGACGACCACCCGTTCTTCTTCGGGACGCAGTTCCACCCCGAGTTCCGGTCGCGGCCGACACGCGCGAGCCCGCCGTTCGTCGGGCTGCTCGACGCCGTCCTCGAGGCCACTGACACGAAGGCGGAGGTGGTGAACTGATGGTCGACGTCGAGGAGTTCGTCGCGGACGCCAAGGAAGAAATCCGTGAGGAGCTCGGCGACAGCACCGCCATCATCGCGCTCTCGGGCGGCGTCGACTCCTCTACGGCCGCCGCGCTGGCGTACGAGGCGGTCGGCGACCAGCTCGTCCCCGTCTACGTCGACACCGGCCTGATGCGGAAGGGCGAGACCGACGAAATTCGGGAGGTCTTCGACTACATGGACAGCCTCCGCGTCGTCGAGGCCCAGGACCGTTTCTTCGACGAACTCGCGGGCGTCACGGACCCCGAGGAGAAGCGCCACGTCATCGGCGAGCAGTTCATCCGGGAGTTCGAGACGGTCGCCGACGAGGTCGACGCCGACTACCTCGTGCAGGGTACCATCTACCCGGACCGCATCGAGAGCGAGGGCACCATCAAGAGCCACCACAACGTCGGCGGGTTGCCCGAGCGCGTCGGCTTCGAGGGCATCGTCGAACCGATGCGGGACCTCTACAAGGACGAGGTCCGGGAGGTCGCGCGCCACCTCGACCTCGAGGAGATCATCAGCGAGCGCATGCCGTTCCCCGGCCCCGGCCTCGCCGTGCGCGTCATCGGCGAAGCCACGCCGGCGAAGGTCGAGGTCGCCCGCGAGGCGACCGCGGTCGTCGAGGAGGAACTCGAGGAGTACGACCCGTGGCAGGCGTTCGCCGCCGTCCTCGGGAAAGCGACGGGCGTGAAGGGCGACAACCGCGTGCACGGCTACGTCGTCGCCGTCCGCTCGGTCGAATCCCGTGACGGGATGACCGCCCGCGCCCAGGAACTGGAGTGGGAGACCCTCCAGCGCCTGCAGTCCCGCATCGCGGGGACCATCGACAACGTCTCCCGCGTCGTCTACGACGTCACCCACAAGCCACCCGCGACAATCGAGTACGAATGAAGGCAATCGTCGTCGGTCCCGACCGCGGCATCGTCGACGCCCTCGAAGCCGAGGGCGTGGCAGTCACCAGCATCGAGGGCGTCGCGTCCGGCGAACGGCTCGAAGACGCCGGCGTCGCGGACGCCGACCTGCTGGTCATCACGGACGCCGCCGAGGCCACCGCCATCCCCGTCGCTCGCGAGCAGAACGAGGCCCTGAAAATCGTCGCGTACACGCCCGACTCGATGCCCGAGTTCGTGAAGGGCGTCCTCGACCTCGCCGTCGACCCCGCGCTGCTCGGGGCGGAGACGGTCGCCGAGGAACTCGTCGGACCCGACAGCTAAGGGCTTCCGCGGTCTCCGTTCTGGCGTGTCACTCGACCGCTACCCCGACCTCGCGCCCGACGCGGGAGAGGTCGTCACGGAGGAGCTGTACTACTCGCCGGACGAACTCGTGAAGGCGTTCGCGCTCGGCCCCGGCGCCGAGGTCGAACCCCACGAGCACGGCGACCAGACGAACACCTTCCACGTGCTGGAGGGCGAACTCGTCGTCGTGCAGGGCGACAGCGAGGAGACCGTAGACGCTCCGGGCGTGGTCGTCCACGAGCGCGGCGTCGCCCACGGCGCGAGAAACGAGAGCGACGACGTCGCGGTGTTCACGGCGACGATGGCGCCGATGGAGTCATAGCGAGAGCGCGACCGGCCGGCCGGGCCGCTTGCCCTCGCCGTCGACGGCCGCGGAGTGGGGGCTGACGTGCTCCCAGCAGACGAACTTCTCGACGCTGCCGGGCTCGTAGAGGAAGTAGTCCGCGGGCTTCGAGCAGAGCGCACAGTCCGGGTCGCCGTCCGCTGCCTCGATAGCCGCCGACAGCGCGGCCTCCGGGCTCGCAGCGCGGTCATCACCGCTCGAAGCACCCATACCCGAGAGAATACGCCGCTCTCCCGTTTAAATTGTCGGCCGATTCAGGGCGCCAGGCGCTCCAAGACCGGAATCTCCTCGCGCCGCTCGTCGCTCACCGCGTCCCACTCGATTCCCTCGGGTTTCTCTGCGGGAGCGTCGGTGTCGACGACGCGCTCGGGCGTGACGACGTAGTCCATCGGCACGTCGTGGTCGCTCGTCGGAATCTCGTCGTCGACGACCTGGCGCTCGTGGACGGTCGTCACCGTCGTCGTGTCGTCACCCACGCGGTCGAACTCGCGGAGCAGCGCGAACTCCAGGTCGCTGTACCCCTCGCCCTTGCCGACGCGCTCGCCGCGCTCCGTGACCGCGACGCTCCCCGAGACGATGAGGTCGACGGGCTCGACGTCCTCGGGTCCCACTGCGGTTCCGTGCTCGCCGATGCCGCTGACCGTCGTGGCGTCGTCGACGTCCGCGACCTCCGCGGGGTCGAGGCGGAGGAAGCACTCCTCGTCGCGCAGCCGCGGCACCGCGACGTACACCGTCTTCCCCGCGCGCAGCGCCGCCCGACGCACCGGCAACTGCGGGGCGTCCGGGTTCGCCTTCACCACGTCGGCGGCCGCCCACGCGTCCGTCTCGGCGAGCCGGTCGGCGGCGTCGCTCGCGCCCGCGAAGTTCGGGATGCGGCCGTGCGGCGGGAACGGGAAGCGCGCCTCGCCGCTGTCTTCGAGGTCGTCCCAGACGCGCTCGCGGAGCTCCTGCTTGTCCATGCGTGGGCGTGCGCGCCGACGGGACGTGAATCCACGGTCCCGCGATCCGGAAACGCGTGCTGCCGCCCGTGTGCCTTTCCCCGTGCCCGCCGTCGTTGTCGACGTGACCGACTCGCAGATGACCGCGCACGTGATCGAGGAGTACGGCTCGCCGGACGTCTTCGAGGAGACGACCGTCGAAACCCCCGAGCCCGGGCCCGAGGAGGTCCGCGTCGAGGTCGCGGCGACTAGCCTCAACCCCGTCGACTACAAGATTCGACGCGGCGACATTCCCGACTTCACGCCGCCGTTCCCCGCGACCCTGCACTGCGACGTCGCGGGGGTCGTGGACGCCGTCGGCGACGACGTCGAGGCCTTCGAGCCGGGCGACGAAGTGTACGGGATGCCGGGCGGCGCGGGCCGACAGGGCGCGCTCGCGGACTACGTCGTCGGGCACGCCGACACGTTCGCGCCCGCTCCCGACGCCATTCCGCTGGAGGACGCCGCGGCGCTCCCCGTCGTCTCGACCACCGCTCTGGAGATGCTCACCGACAAAGCCGACGTGGGTGACGGCGACGAGCTGCTCGTCTACGGCGCCAGCGGCGGCGTCGGCCACATCGGCGTCCAGCTCGCCGCGAACCTCGGTGCGACGGTCACCGCGACCGGTTCGACCGCCGAGAAGCGCGACCTCGCTAGCGACCTCGGCGCCGACGCCACCGTCGACTACACGACCACTGACGTCGCCGACTACACGGCCGAGTACGCCACCGGCGCCGGCTTCGATGTGGTGTTCGACCCCGTCGGCGACGACCACATCCAGACGGCCTTCGACGCGGTGCGGCCGTTCGGGACGGTCGTCACCACCGAGTCCAGTTCCACGCAGGACCTCTCCGCGATGCACGCCAACTCCCTCGAACTCGGCGTCGTGCTCGTCATTCTCCCCGTGCTGCTCGGCGAACGACAGGAGCGAATCGGAGAGGAACTCCGCGAAATCGCTTCGCTCGTCGACGACGGCGTGGTCGAGCCCGTCGTCTCGGAGTACTTCACGTTCGACGAGGTCGCCGAGGCCCACCGCCGCGGCGAAGCCGGCGACTTCCACGGCAAGCTCGTGCTCACCCGCGAGTAGCCCGGCGGCGCGCGACGCGCGCAACGACCCGCGACCCCGGAACCCACTCCGGGGTCGCCCCGCGGCGGGTGAACTGACGCTTAATTCGGCTTAATTCGGGTTCAGACGGCCTATCGAGCCGGAAATTCGAGTTCAGCGCTACCCCGGTTGAAGTGGGTGGCGGGCCGAGAAGCGACTGCGATGAACGCACGCAAACTGCTCACGCTGGCCGTCGCGGCGACCGTCCTCGTCGGCGGCGTCGCTGCGGTCGGCGCGGCGACCCCCGGCAACGCACCGACAGACGAAGCACCCGACGAAGCGAACGGGAGCGCACCCGACGACGCCGACGACGCCGAAGCCGACGACGACGCGGACGAGTCGGACGTGAACGAGACTGACACCGACGAGAACGAGTCCGCTGGCCCGCCTAGCGACGTCGGCCCCGCTGCGAACGCGTCGGAGCACGCCGAAAACGCGTCCGACGCGGCCGGCGAGCGCGGCCCGCCGACCGACCTCCCGGAGCAGGTCCCGGAGCACGTCTCCTCGATTCACGACGAGATCCAGTCGTTCCTCGGCGGTGAGGTCGACGACCTCGGGAACGCGCTGAGCGGCCTGCTCGGTGACGACGGCGACACCGACGACAGCGACGACGCGGTCGAGAACGAGACCGCGACGAACGAGACCACGACCGACGAGAACGCGTCCGCGAGCTCGCTCGCGCCCGTCGCGTAACGCTTCCGTAGCGTCGCTCCGTTCTTTTCCGGTGACTCCGACGCGTAGCGGCCGCGCTACCGATCGCGGCTCGCGAGCCCGACGAGGTGGCCGATTTCGGGGACGACCACCTGCTCGCTGCCGAGCCGCGCGGCGTTCTCGCTGCCCGGCAGGCAGAACACGAGCACGCCGTCGGTGACGCCCGCGGTCGCCCGCGTGGCGACCACCTTCTCCCCGATCTCCTCGTAGGAGCGCCGGCGGAACAGCTCGCCGAACCCGGGGAGCTCCTTGTTGAACAGCGGCTCGGCGGCGTCGACGGTGACGTCGTCTGGCGTGACGCCCGTGCCGCCGGTGGTGACGACGACGTCGACGTCGTCGCGGCTCGCGAGGTTGTCGATGCCGGACTGCACGCGGTCGTAGCTGTCCCGCACGAGCTCCCGCGTGACGACCTCGTGGCCGTCGGCCTCGAACGCCTCGGCGATGGCGTCGCCAGCCGGGTCGTCGTCCAGCGAGCGCGACGTCGACACTGTCAGTATCGCGAGGCCGACCCGGTCGACGTCGTGATGGTGGTGGTCGTGGTCGTCCGCGTGCTCGTGCTCGTCGCCGTGTGCTTCGTCCTTGGCTGGTTCCCCGTCGGCGTCGTCTGCGGGCTCTTCGTCGGGTTCGTCGTCCCGCCGGGTCTCTCGGGATTGGAAGTCGACCATGCTTGGACTTCTCGCGCCGCGGGGAAAAGCGTGGACCCCACAGTTTTGGTCGGCGCCCGCGAGTGCTCGGGTATGCAGGCAGTTCAGTTCGCGGGCCACGGCGGCACCGAGGTCGTCGAGTACGGCGAGGTTCCGGACCCCGAGGTCGGGCGGGACGAGGCGCTCGTGGACGTGAAGGCGGGCGCGCTCAACCACCTCGACGTGTGGACGCGCCGCGGGATGCCTCAACTCGACCTGGCGATGCCCCACGTGCCGGGCAGCGACGCGGCGGGCGTGGTCGTCGAGACGGGCGAGGACGTCACGCGCTTCGAGGAGGGCGACCGGGTCGCGGTCTCCGCGGGCGTCTCCTGCGGGGACTGCGAGTTCTGCCGGGACGGCGACTACCCGCTCTGTTCGTCGTTCCACATCATCGGCGAGCACGTCCCGGGCGTCCACAGCGAGTACGCCGCGGTCCCCGAGGACAACCTCGTCCCCGTCCCCGAGGGCGTCGGTTGGGAGACGGCCGCGGCCGCGCCGCTGGTCTTCCAGACGGCGTGGCGGATGCTGCACACGCGCGCCGACATCGAAGCCGGCGAGAAAGTGCTCGTGCTCGGCGCCAGCGGCGGCGTCGGCCACGCGGCCGTCCAGATCGCCGCTCACGCGGGCGCGGAGGTGTACGCGACCGCGAGCAGCGCGGAGAAGCTCCGGTACGCCGAGGAGATCGGCGCCGACCACGCCATCGACTACGAGACCGAGAACTTCGCCGACGAGGTTCGCGCGCACACCGGCAAGCGCGGCGTGGACGTCGTCGTCGACCACGTGGGAGAGGCGACGTGGGGGGACTCGCTGCGATCGCTCGCGAAGGGCGGCCGGCTCGTCACCTGCGGCGCGACCACGGGCGGGCGTCCGGAGACGCACGTCCAGCGGCTGTTCTGGAACCAGCTCTCCGTGCTCGGTTCCACGATGGCGACGCCGGGGGAGGTCGACGACGTGCTCTCGCTGGTCTGGGACGGCACGTTCGACGTCCGGATTCGGGAGACGCTCCCGATGAGCGAGACTGGACGCGCCCACGAACTACTGGAGAACCGGGAGGGCTTTGGGAAGGTAGTGGTAACTCCCGACAGCGAACGCCAATGGTGACCCACGACCCCCGCGAGGACTACGACGACGCCGAGGCCGGGATGAGTGAGCGCGCGCAGTGGCTGGTCGTCGCGGCGCTGGTCGTCTCCGGGCTGCTCGCGCCGCTGTACCTCTACGTCGTCGGACCGGGAACGTTCGGACTCAGCTACCGGGACACGTACCTCGCGGTGCCGATGATTCCCGCGATTCTGCTCGGCGCCATCGGCGTCTGGACGGCGGTCCGCGGCCGCTAGTCGGCGTCCGCGGCGGTCCGCTGGTGCGGCGTCACGTCCCACTGCTCTCGCGTGTACGCCATCTCCCAGAAGTCGTGTTCTAGCTGCGCGCTCCGGTGGAACGCCGCGCGCATGTCCTCGCGGGCGCCCGGGCGCTCGTCGGCGAGGTCGTCGACGAGTTCGCGCATCCACGAGACGGTCTCTCGGAAGGTGTCGCTGGTGTACTTCTCGACGAACGGCGTGTAGCGGTGCTCGCCGTCCGCGAGCTCGGCCATGTGGTCGGCGACGTCGAGGTAGCCCTGCCCACAGGGGTAGACCGCCGCGGCGACGGTCGCGAGGCCGCCCTCGCGGGCGGCCCGCACGAGGTGGTCGGTGTACGCCTGGCAGGTCGGCGCCTTCTCGGCGCCTTCGAGGTCCGCCGGGGTGAGCCCGTACTCCTCGGCGAACGACCGGTGGAGGTCCATCTCGTCGGCGAGGATGCGGTGGGCGGTCTCCGCGAGCCGCGCGGTCCGTTCTTCGCCGTCGGCGCTCGCGGCCGCCAGCGAGAACACGTCCGCGTAGTCCAGCAGGTAGCGGTAGTCCTGCTCGACCCAGTGCCGGAACGCCGCGGCGTCGAGCGTGCCGGCCGCGAGCTCGGTGACGAACGGGTGGTCGTACTGGGCTTCCCAGACCGATTCCGCCTCCGCGAGCAGCGTGTCGCTGAACGGCATACCCGAAGTGGAACGCCCACCGAGAAATAACTTAGTGGTACAACCTACTTATTACCGAGGCGGACGGCCTCGGGCTCGAAGCGCTCGCCGGTCCACGTCCACGCGTCCAGAATCGGCGGGCGCGCGGCCAGCGACGCGAGCACGTAGACGTACCCCGGCCACGACGCCCGCTCGCGGTCGGTGTCGCTCATGTGTGCGGGGCCCGCGGGGTGCGAGTGGTAGAAACCGACGACTTCGCGCCCCGTCGCCGCCGCTTCGTCGAAGACCGCCAGCGTCGCCTCCGGGTCGAGTTCGTAGGTCACGCGCGACGCTTCCGCGACGTTCGGCACGCGGCGCGCGGTCGTCGCGATCACCTCGTCTCCGTCCCGGCGACCGAGCAGCGCGCCGCAGGCCTCCCGGGGCGCGTCCGCTCGCGCGTGGTCGAGCACCGCGTCGTAGGCCGCCCGTCGGAGTTCGAGCACGGCCGTGTTTGGGAGCGCTCCCGGAAAAATCCGCCCGACGGCTCGCGCTACTCGCGGGCGCCGTCCGGCACGGGGTCGGCGTCGCCCTCGAAGTCTCGGCGCATCGCGATCTCGAACCACGGGCAGAGCCGGAGCTGGCGGTAGTACCGCGGATTCTCGTAGAGGTCCTCGTAGTCCGCCCAGAGGATGCCGCCGACTTCGTCGGGGTCCGGGTCGAGGCTCGTGTCCGAGAGCGTCGCGACGAGCACCGCGCAGACCTCCCACTCGACGCCCTCGTCGAGGTAGTGGCGCTTGTACTCGAAGCGGTCCGTGACCTCCAGGTCGTCGTACTGGTCGGGCGTGATGCCGAGCTCCTCTTCGAGGCGCTCGCGGGTGGCCTCCTTCTGGCTCTGGCCCTCGACGGGGTGGCTGGCGACGGTGCCGTCCCAGTGGGTGTCCCAGAGGCGCTTGCGGGCGGCGCGCTGGGCGAGCAGCACGCGGCCGTCCTCGTCGAACAGCAGGCACGTGAACGCGCGGTGGCGGATGCCGTCGCCCGTGTGGGCGTCGAGGCGGTTCACCGGACCTTCCTCCTCGTCGTACGCGTCGACGGCGACGACGTCCTGTTCGGCGTTCTCCGCAGCCTCGTCCGTGCGCGTGGACTCGACGGGCACGTCGGGCCCTGAATCGCTCATGGCGCCAACGACGGGGACGTGGGTAAATAGCGCTTCGACTCGGCGCGGTCAGCCCATCTTCTCGTCGAGGATGAGCCGGGTCTTCGTGGAGACGACCTCCTCCTGCTCGCGGGCCTTCGAGACGAGCTGGTTGACGCCGCCGGTGTCGGTGGCGTCGACGACGAGCACGATGTCGTCCTCGCCGGACACCTGCCAGACGAAGTCCACGGGCTCCCAGTCGACCATGCGGTCGCCGACCTCGTGGGTGTCGACGTCCATCGCCACGCCGATCTCGATCATCGCCTTCACGTTGCCCGTGGAGGTGGTGACGGTGAACCGTTCGATGACGCCGTCCTCGACGAGGCTGTCGACGCGGTTGCGGACGGTGCCCTCGCTGACGCCGATGTCGTCGGCGATCTCCGTGTACGGGGTGCGGGCGTCCCGTCGGAGCGCGTCGAGGATGCGCCGGTCGATGTCGTCCATACCCCGGATTCACCCCCTCGCACAAAAAGGATTTCGAAAATCGTAACCTCGCTACGAAAGCAAGGTTTATACTCCGGTAGTGCGTTTGAATCTCGTAATGTCGGACGCCTACCTCGCGTTAGAGACCGGCGACGTGGTCGAAGCCAACGCCCGTGCCTCCGGGCAGGCGCGAGGCGAACTCGTGTTCACCACCGCGTACACCGGATACGAGGAGAGCCTCACGGACCCGTCCTACGAGGCGCAAGTGCTCACCTTCGCGTACCCCCTCATCGGGAACTACGGCGTCCGAGAAGAACGCTTCGAGTCGGACCGCGTCCACCCCAGCGCCGTCGTCGCCCGCGAGCTCACCGACGACGTCGCCGAGTGGCTCCAGGACGAGGGCGTCCCCGCCGTCGACGGCCTCGACACCCGCGACCTCGTCCTCGACATCCGCGAGGGCGGCGCGATGAAGGTCGGCATCGCTGCCGGCCCCGACGCCACCCCCGAGGACGCCCGCGCGCAACTGGAGGACTGCCCGCACATGAGCGACCTCACGGACATCGGCAGCCGCGTCAGCGTCGACGAGCCCGAGGTCCACGGCGAGGGCGACGTCGACGTCGCGCTCGTCGACTGCGGCGCGAAGGGCTCCATCGTCTCCTCGCTGGTCGACCGCGGCGCTACCGTCCACGTCCTCCCCTACGACACCACGCCCGCGGAGCTCGCGGCCGTCGACCCGGACGTGCTGTTCATCTCGAACGGCCCCGGCGACCCCGCGAACTTCGAGGCCGCCGAACAGCTCGTCTCCGAGTTCGTCGGCGACCTCCCGGTCGCGGGCATCTGCCTCGGCCAGCAGGTCGTCGCCCGCGCGCTCGGCGGCACCACCGAGAAGATGGACTTCGGCCACCGCGGCGTCAACCAGCCCGTCCTCGACTACGACTCCGGGCGCGTCGTGATGACCACACAGAACCACGGCTACACGGTCGCCGAGCCCGGCGACCTCGAGGTCACGCAGATCAACGTCAACGACGACACCCCGGAGGGCCTCGACTCCGAGGAACTGGACGTCGTCACGCGCCAGTACCACCCCGAGGCCAACCCCGGCCCGCACGACAGCCTCGACTTCTTCGACGACGTGCTCGCGCTGGCCTCAAGCCGCACGCCGGTCACGGCCGACTAGGGAAGTTCAGTTCTTCGTCCGCGAGCCCGCGGAACTGCGTCATCGCCTGGTCGCCGAGCACGCCCTCGGCGGTCGCCAGCACCGTTCGCGCGTTCCGCCCGCGGGTCGCGCCCACGAGCGTGTCTAGCAGCCGGAACAGCCGCTCGCTGGAGACGTACATCGACAGCACGCCGAGGCTGTCGACGGCCACCCAGCCCTCGCCCGGCTCGACGTGCTGGAACGCCTTCGAGAACTGGATGCTCACGCCCGTCAGGTCGCTCGGGCTGACGCGGTCGGTCACCCACAGCGGGCCGTCGTAGTTTACCTCCGTCCCCGTCACGGGGACGACGCCGACCCGCCGCGGGTCGCCGCCGCGGGCTTCGACTGCGCGTTCGAGCTTCCTCAGGTTGCCGTCGGTCGTCACCAGCAGGAGGTTCTCGAACGCTTCCGCGGGCAGCACGTCGACGACGCGGTCGCCGCTGGGCTGCACGCAGAGCGCGACCTCGCCGGCCGCTAGCTCGACCGCCTGCGTGTCGACCTCAGCGGTCACGCTCGAACCCTCCGACGAACTCGTCGGTCTCTATTTCCGCGCCGTCGCCGCGCCCGAACGTCACGAACTCGCGGGCGAACCGCCACGTCGCCGCTACGCTCACGAGCGCGCTGGTCGCGTACACGACGTACGCCACCACCTCCACCGCGGCGCCCGCCACGTCGAGGTCGACGAGCAACTCGAGCACCGATCCCGCCATCAGGCAGGCCAGCGCGGCGACCAGCAGGAGCACGCCGTCGCGGTAGAGGACGTTCCGCGAGTACGCGACCACGGGGTACGTGAACCCCGCGCAGAGCACGACCAGCACCGCGACCTCCAGCACCCACGCGGTCATCGCGGTCACCGGCCGACCACCCGCCGTTCGGTCACGAGCGCCACGAAGCGCCAGCAGGCGACGGCGATGGCGACGATCGCGATCGCCCACAGCGCGAGCGCGACCTGGCCGCCGTCCGCGGGCGTCGCGGGATGCAAGGTCGCGCCCGTCGAGACGGTCATCGCGCCGAAGACGACCGGCAGCGGCGCGATTGCGCGCCCCCACTCGGTCCCCGCGAACCCCACGGCTGCGATGGTCGCGAACGTGCACGCCACCGCGCTCGCGGCGAACGTGAGGATGTTGAGCGCTATCGTGGCGTGCGACGCCCACGTCGGCAGTGCCATGCTCGTCCGCCAGATAACGTCGGGGTCACTAAGCAGTTGGGACGCGTCTGACGCCTCTCAGCGTACTGAAAGAACGGTGTTGAGAGAGCTAGCGCGAGCGCGGAGCCGCGGCCTCAGCCCCAGCGCTCGTCGCGAATCGGGCGCTCGCCGACCGGCATCACGTCGAGGTCGTCGCCCTCGTGGGCGAGGCCTTCGAGGGTCGCCTCCGCGCTCTCGACCGTCGAGAGGTACGGGACTTCTTCTTCGACGGCCGTCCGCAGCGACTCCTCGTCGCGGGAGACGACGAAGTCGACGTCACCTTTGCGAATCGCCGCCGGGACGTCGTCGAACGTCTCCACGTCGAAGTACTCCTCGAAGCCGTCGACGGGTAGGTCGACGACGGCAGTGCCACCGATTTCGGGGTCGTTGCCGGCGGCGCGCTGGGCCTTCCAGTACGCCAGCCCCGGGTCGGCGGCCGTGCCCATCACTTCGCCCGTGGACTTCATCTCCGGGCCGAGGCGGGGGTCCGAGCCCGGCAGGCGGTCGAACGGCAGCACGACCTCCTTGACGCTGTACTGCTCGGGGACGCCCTCGCTGACGTCGAGGTCGGCCAGCGAGTCGCCGGCCATCACCTTCGCCGCGAGCTTCGCGATGGGGACGCCGGTCGCCTTCGAGACGAACGGAACAGTCCGGGACGAGCGCGGGTTCGCCTCGAGGACGTACACCTCGCCGTCCTGCACGGCGAGCTGGACGTTCAGCAGGCCGACGGTGTCCAGCGCGGTGGCGATGTCCTCGGTGACCTCGCGCACGCGGCCGAGCGTGTCGTCGTCCAGCGAGCGCGGCGGAATCACGCACGCCGAGTCCCCGGAGTGGACGCCCGCGCTCTCGACGTGCTCCATCACGCCGCCGATGAGGACGTCCTCGCCGTCGGAGACGGCGTCGACGTCGAGCTCGACGGCGTCCGCGAGGAACTCGTCGACGAGGATGGGCTTGTCCGGGCTCACGCGGACGGCCTCCTCCATGTAGTGTTTGAGTTCGTCGTCGTCGTGGACGACGTCCATCGCGCGCCCGCCGAGCACGTAGCTCGGGCGGACCAGCACCGGGTAGCCGATGTCGTGCGCGAGGTCGAGGGCTTCCTCCTCGCTAGTCGCGGAGCCGCCGTCCGGCTGGCTGATGCCGAGTTCGTCCATCAGGACGTTGAAGCGGTCGCGGTCCTCCGCGAGGTCCATCGCGTTCACGCTCGTCCCCAGGATTTCCGCGTCGAGCCCGCGGCGCTCGATCTCGGCCTCCAGGGGGTCCGCGACGTTCACGGACGTCTGGCCGCCGAACTGCACCATCACGCCGTCCGCGTCCGTGGCCTCGACGACGTCCGCGACCTCCTCGGCCGTGATGGGGTCGAAGAACAGGCCGTCGCTGGTGTCGTAGTCGGTGGAGACGGTCTCGGGGTTGTTGTTCACGACGTGGGCCTCGATGCCCTGCTCGCGGAGCGCGCGCACCGCGTGCACCGAGCAGTAGTCGAACTCCACGCCCTGCCCGATGCGGATGGGGCCGCCGCCGACGACGACCACGGAGTC
Proteins encoded in this window:
- the guaA gene encoding glutamine-hydrolyzing GMP synthase: MVDVEEFVADAKEEIREELGDSTAIIALSGGVDSSTAAALAYEAVGDQLVPVYVDTGLMRKGETDEIREVFDYMDSLRVVEAQDRFFDELAGVTDPEEKRHVIGEQFIREFETVADEVDADYLVQGTIYPDRIESEGTIKSHHNVGGLPERVGFEGIVEPMRDLYKDEVREVARHLDLEEIISERMPFPGPGLAVRVIGEATPAKVEVAREATAVVEEELEEYDPWQAFAAVLGKATGVKGDNRVHGYVVAVRSVESRDGMTARAQELEWETLQRLQSRIAGTIDNVSRVVYDVTHKPPATIEYE
- a CDS encoding CTP synthetase is translated as MKAIVVGPDRGIVDALEAEGVAVTSIEGVASGERLEDAGVADADLLVITDAAEATAIPVAREQNEALKIVAYTPDSMPEFVKGVLDLAVDPALLGAETVAEELVGPDS
- a CDS encoding cupin domain-containing protein codes for the protein MSLDRYPDLAPDAGEVVTEELYYSPDELVKAFALGPGAEVEPHEHGDQTNTFHVLEGELVVVQGDSEETVDAPGVVVHERGVAHGARNESDDVAVFTATMAPMES
- a CDS encoding 5-formyltetrahydrofolate cyclo-ligase is translated as MDKQELRERVWDDLEDSGEARFPFPPHGRIPNFAGASDAADRLAETDAWAAADVVKANPDAPQLPVRRAALRAGKTVYVAVPRLRDEECFLRLDPAEVADVDDATTVSGIGEHGTAVGPEDVEPVDLIVSGSVAVTERGERVGKGEGYSDLEFALLREFDRVGDDTTTVTTVHERQVVDDEIPTSDHDVPMDYVVTPERVVDTDAPAEKPEGIEWDAVSDERREEIPVLERLAP
- a CDS encoding zinc-binding dehydrogenase, translating into MTAHVIEEYGSPDVFEETTVETPEPGPEEVRVEVAATSLNPVDYKIRRGDIPDFTPPFPATLHCDVAGVVDAVGDDVEAFEPGDEVYGMPGGAGRQGALADYVVGHADTFAPAPDAIPLEDAAALPVVSTTALEMLTDKADVGDGDELLVYGASGGVGHIGVQLAANLGATVTATGSTAEKRDLASDLGADATVDYTTTDVADYTAEYATGAGFDVVFDPVGDDHIQTAFDAVRPFGTVVTTESSSTQDLSAMHANSLELGVVLVILPVLLGERQERIGEELREIASLVDDGVVEPVVSEYFTFDEVAEAHRRGEAGDFHGKLVLTRE
- a CDS encoding MogA/MoaB family molybdenum cofactor biosynthesis protein; this translates as MVDFQSRETRRDDEPDEEPADDADGEPAKDEAHGDEHEHADDHDHHHHDVDRVGLAILTVSTSRSLDDDPAGDAIAEAFEADGHEVVTRELVRDSYDRVQSGIDNLASRDDVDVVVTTGGTGVTPDDVTVDAAEPLFNKELPGFGELFRRRSYEEIGEKVVATRATAGVTDGVLVFCLPGSENAARLGSEQVVVPEIGHLVGLASRDR
- a CDS encoding zinc-binding dehydrogenase, whose translation is MQAVQFAGHGGTEVVEYGEVPDPEVGRDEALVDVKAGALNHLDVWTRRGMPQLDLAMPHVPGSDAAGVVVETGEDVTRFEEGDRVAVSAGVSCGDCEFCRDGDYPLCSSFHIIGEHVPGVHSEYAAVPEDNLVPVPEGVGWETAAAAPLVFQTAWRMLHTRADIEAGEKVLVLGASGGVGHAAVQIAAHAGAEVYATASSAEKLRYAEEIGADHAIDYETENFADEVRAHTGKRGVDVVVDHVGEATWGDSLRSLAKGGRLVTCGATTGGRPETHVQRLFWNQLSVLGSTMATPGEVDDVLSLVWDGTFDVRIRETLPMSETGRAHELLENREGFGKVVVTPDSERQW
- the tenA gene encoding thiaminase II; the protein is MPFSDTLLAEAESVWEAQYDHPFVTELAAGTLDAAAFRHWVEQDYRYLLDYADVFSLAAASADGEERTARLAETAHRILADEMDLHRSFAEEYGLTPADLEGAEKAPTCQAYTDHLVRAAREGGLATVAAAVYPCGQGYLDVADHMAELADGEHRYTPFVEKYTSDTFRETVSWMRELVDDLADERPGAREDMRAAFHRSAQLEHDFWEMAYTREQWDVTPHQRTAADAD
- a CDS encoding desampylase, translating into MLELRRAAYDAVLDHARADAPREACGALLGRRDGDEVIATTARRVPNVAEASRVTYELDPEATLAVFDEAAATGREVVGFYHSHPAGPAHMSDTDRERASWPGYVYVLASLAARPPILDAWTWTGERFEPEAVRLGNK
- the idi gene encoding isopentenyl-diphosphate Delta-isomerase — translated: MSDSGPDVPVESTRTDEAAENAEQDVVAVDAYDEEEGPVNRLDAHTGDGIRHRAFTCLLFDEDGRVLLAQRAARKRLWDTHWDGTVASHPVEGQSQKEATRERLEEELGITPDQYDDLEVTDRFEYKRHYLDEGVEWEVCAVLVATLSDTSLDPDPDEVGGILWADYEDLYENPRYYRQLRLCPWFEIAMRRDFEGDADPVPDGARE